NNNNNNNNNNNNNNNNNNNNNNNNNNNNNNNNNNNNNNNNNNNNNNNNNNNNNNNNNNNNNNNNNNNNNNNNNNNNNNNNNNNNNNNNNNNNNNTCATCACCAAAATTCAATGACTGCATCTATTCTGCAACTGTTCTCTGATAAATTTCCTTGATACGATGACTGATACAGAAATTACTGTAGGAAAAAGCGCTACACAATAGCAGAAACATATAACCTCgttaccgtataaaaaaaaaaaaaacgctcaaaaAGATGTGGAATAACATTGCCATCAAAATATCTTCACATTCTCCGCACAATTTTCACCAcagataaattacatatatatttttttttccacatttttacaGTAGCGTTTTTCTCGCTCAAAAGAAGCGCCTAAAAGTAGCGAAAACCCCATTGTTATTGGCGCTATGATACGAGAGTCGAAATAGAGGGAGAATTCGTCAATTTTACGAAAATTTCAACCCTTTTCCGTCTATAACTCGAGGTATTCGTTATAGGGTGGTTAGATTGTAAAGTGATAAAGCTTAATTAAGTGTGAAGGCGGTAAATTAAGGTACGAAAGGTAGATTTTTAAGGTTATTTGATCCAAGGTTTTCAATCCTCGACAGCAGAGGAAAGTTTAAATAACTCgtcttttctcttaatttcttgtATATAACTGTGACTATGATGTTAAAATATTACAGGTGTTTACATAACGGAGCGAAAAGTTGTTCTGGAGATATGGagagatttttataaaaaatatttgttctcTATAATAGTTATGAAAGTTCNNNNNNNNNNNNNNNNNNNNNNNNNNNNNNNNNNNNNNNNNNNNNNNNNNNNNNCTTCTTTCAAAGGCTGTAGAGAGTCTGTTGTTTATATTGTGAACATGGTttctcatgcaaaaaaaaaaaaaatataaaagaggtaAAGAGCAATGATGAGGAATAGGATTGAGCAGAAAGGCAGAAGAAACGAGATGAtattggggtgagagagaggggagattacAAGCCAGAAGaatatgtaaacaataataaatttaaattcaaCTTGCAAAGTATGCTCAAAGAGTGTTAGTCTTATCTTGCTGATtaagtttacttatttattataaaacaaaaaaagcattCCAAACTTAATCAGGCTAAGTATAATCGGAGAGGTTTATTGACCAGTGCCAGAATGTGTAATCCGTAGAGTTACAAAATCAGACAACTAAGTATGAGTATTTCAAATAGTTAAACCATAGTATATGATTGAAATATAGTTTAAATATTAGCATGTAATTTGGGGTACACTCAAATCTGCATTTTCACGAAAGATCATCATTTCAGCATGAGCGGCAAGGGCAGATCGCCTCACAAGAAGAAATACCGACGGACAAAGAGGACTTACAAGCATCCCAACCCTCTCTTCGAAAAGTGGCTGAAGGAGTGGCAGGATGAGGCCGAACGAAGACACTCCAACATGAAGTACAATTTCCAAAGAGTAAAGAGATGTCCAATTTGTACCTGTCGAANNNNNNNNNNNNNNNNNNNNNNNNNNNNNNNNNNNNNNNNNNNNNNNNNNaaaaaaaaattatttaacgcTGATGACCTGACATTCCTGGTTGGATCAGAATCAGTAGTTATGTTAGTTTCcgttgtctttttccttttcccttttaatgcaTTTGTTTTAAAATGAGCAAGTGATTGACTTGTTATGGTTTAGTTGTTAATTTGATGAACAAGGACAGTTATAGGTGCTCCATTTACTCTATTTCTTGTTGTAGATCTTTATGCTAAAGTATAGGATCTACACACTAAAGTATAGGGTACTGTCCAGGATGGTTTAAACATGAACTCATATATGCACANNNNNNNNNNNNNNNNNNNNNNNNNNNNNNNNNNNNNNNNNNNNNNNNNNNNNNNNNNNNNNNNNNNNNNNNNNNNNNNNNNNNNNNNNNNNNNNNNNNNAAGTATGATAACAGAATCTGTATATATAACTGTAGTATGCAATTATAGTATAGAAAATGAGTATAATAGGCTTATATGAGAAGAAATGTAGGGAGGTACATTTAGCATGCGCAGTAGGATGAAATAGAGTATTATNNNNNNNNNNNNNNNNNNNNNNNNNNNNNNNNNNNNNNNNNNNNNNNNNNNNNNNNNNNNNNNNNNNNNNNNNNNNNNNNNNNNNNNNNNNNNNNNNNNNNNNNNNNNNNNNNNNNNNNNNNNNNNNNNNNNNNNNNNNNNNNNNNNNNNNNNNNNNNNNNNNNNNNNNNNNNNNNNNNNNNNNNNNNNNNNNNNNNNNNNNNNNNNNNNNNNNNNNNNNNNNNNNNNNNNNNNNNNNNNNNNNNNNNNNNNNNNNNNNNNNNNNNNNNNNNNNNNNNNNNNNNNNNNNNNNNNNNNNNNNNNNNNNNNNNNNNNNNNNNNNNNNNNNNNNNNNNNNNNNNNNNNNNNNNNNNNNNNNNNNNNNNNNNNNNNNNNNNNNNNNNNNNNNNNNNNNNNNNNNNNNNNNNNNNNNNNNNNNNNNNNNNNNNNNNNNNNNNNNNNNNNNNNNNNNCNNNNNNNNNNNNNNNNNNNNNNNNNNNNNNNNNNNNNNNNNNNNNNNNNNNNNNNNtttttttcttttatcaacagGCAAGGAAGTCCTTAAAACTATTCCCACTTCCTCTCTACAGTGGGAAAGATTGCAAGGTTCTAGCTCACTTTGGTGATAAGATCTGCCAGTTGATTGACCAGCGTCTGGAAGAATACCAACAAGAGAATGGACCCGTTAATTGGGACGAAGTTCACCAGGTATGTTTTATGATCACAGTTTTACTATTGGCAAATATCTCCTTcctagaaagaggaagggaagtttAGTATGgaacatataaacagaaataaacaatatattttagtAATCAAGTTTATATCCATGAAATGTTATGATTCAGccacaaagaaaaggaagtgcAGTGCTCTgcaaatttacccaaaaaagNNNNNNNNNNNNNNNNNNNNNNNNNTGCCAACAGGTGCAAGAAGAACCTCAGGTTAAGAAAAGAGGTAGACCTAGAAAGAACTCAACCAATAGTAATCTGAACCATAGTACTGAAACAGAATACAGATCATCAGGAACCTCTGCCAGTGTTGATGTTCAGCAGAAAAAGGTATGGAAATGTTTTGTCAGTGTTCTGCTTTTACAGATTTAGAATCTTTTTAcaaggcaaattttttttttctttNNNNNNNNNNNNNNNNNNNNNNNNNNNNNNNNNNNNNNNNNNNNNNNNNNNNNNNNNNNNNNNNNNATAAATTTGAGTTGTTTGTCTCTTCTTGAACAGAACTTTTGATAAGATGAGAagttcataattttttaaaattttaccacaTATAATCATATGCTTTGATTGGTTAGACACTTcatatttttcagttttgttgAATATAAGATAAACTTTCAGGAATCAGTATGGATACAAAAAGTAATATAATTCTTACCTTTTTGTGGTCGTCAGGGGAAAAGTCCCGGTGGAAAAAGAGGACGAGCATATGTACCTGCACCAAGATCTGGGGCTTATGGTCTCCTTATGGCTCTCTATAACACCTCAATGGAAGATGATTATCCAGGTGAATGTCTTTTACTGGCATGAGCCATATCACCCACCATagagatgtatttttttatatggttcCATTCAATTTCTTTTGAATTGGTTGAAATTTTAGGTTTAGACATAAGAAGGAAgtctacatatgtatttttttatatttccctctttgccccttttttcattaGGTTATATGGGAAGGAAGGCATTGATAGAAGCTGCCACACCTCTGTGCGATGTCTCCTTCACCCACTCAGCTGAAGGGTCACATTACACTGCCTGGTCCTCCATGAGTACCTTGGTCAAGAAAGAGCTAGTGCGTAAAGAAGGTAATCCAGGAAGGTAGGTGATGACTGAACCACaatttacaattaatatattgtgtatctAAGGTGATAGATCAATTTTCTTTGATTAACTATATTTAGTGTActacattaatagtaatatatagtatatacttttattatttctttcactgTGCATTTACAGATACTTCCTAACATCAGAAGGAAAAGCATTAGGAGCCAAGATCTCACAAGTTGGAGATGTTTGTGTCATTAGCTCTCCAGGGAAAAGTCTCCAGACCACACAGTCAACTGAAGAAGTCATAGTCTTATCATCTAGGAGCTGCAGTCCTGTCATCCAAGAAGAGGACTTCACCAGCCATACTTTTCAGAGTTTCAGAGGAGTATGTGATAGTGAGAACATAGAATATAGTGGGAAGGTTAGTAAAGATCCTGATGCAGAATTGACAGTTCCTGTTAAGAGGAAAGGGCCTGAGATTGAAAGCAAGAGAGCCAAAAAGATCAGTAAGGGTGCGGCTTCACCTGTGAAGAACACATTAATTGAAGATGGTCATTTAAGTTCTCCAGGTATGTNNNNNNNNNNNNNNNNNNNNNNNNNNNNNNNNGGAAAGNNNNNNNNNNNNNNNNNNNNNNNNNNNNNNNNNNNNNNNNNNNNNAGGAGAAACTTGAATATACAGCAGAACTGAGTTTATGGTTTTCACTTGAATTTGTAAATGATctcaaataatgtttttttatagtaatgaAGTATGTAATAGATAAATCATTCAAGTATTTTTAAGctaaaaaaattaccattattttcagaAAACTTTGTATTTAGCTACATTACAAGTTTGGAAGTGGAAACACCAATGCGTGACCGTGCGGTTGTCAGTGTTGAGGAGGATGGCTTTCTTGGTTATTTGGTAAAATGTCGTCAATCTGCACTCTCAGCCTCTGGGTTGGTTTATCGGCTAGATGATTACAGGTATGATATATAGGGTATATTCATACTTGTGTTacagtggaaatatatatattttacagatctCAGAAAATTCTGGCCTTTAAAATACAAATGGTATTGGTATGAGAATATGAGAGGTTTTGTATCATTTACTATATTTAACAGCAAATTAACTCATTGCCNNNNNNNNNNNNNNNNNNNNNNNNNNNNNNNNNNNNNNNNNNNNNNNNNNNNNNNNNNNNNNNNNNNNNNNNNNNNNNNNNNNNNNNNNNNNNNNNNNNNNNNNNNNNNNNNNNNNNNNNNNNNNNNNNNNNNNNNNNNNNNNNNNNNNNNNNNNNNNNNNNNNNNNNNNNNNNNNNNNNNNNNNNNNNNNNNNNNNNNNNNNNNNNNNNNNNNNNNNNNNNNNNNNNNNNNNNNNNNNNNNNNNNNNNNNNNNNNNNNNNNNNNNNNNNNNNNNNNNNNNNNNNNCACTGCAgttcacatttattattttaatttcttccaGGACAGCTCCTCCTGGATATGTTTATGCTTATTTGTCCAACGAGTGTGCTCCCACCATGTGCCCAGGCCTTCTCTCCCCAACACGTCCCAAGTCTGCAACAAATATTCCTCAACCCTCAGTGCCAGTTGCTAAAGTGCCTTTTGGCACCCATTTCTCTGGAAACACAGGTATTGTAAAGTAGAAATTTAAATCTTGGTTGTTACAAAATAGGTACATAATTTGTAGGAAATGTCATTATCCTGTGAACTCAGTTCTGGTACTCCCTGCCACACTCAGGTCTGTGGAATGGGGGGTCACTGTTGAGATATCATTTGCTTGGCATTATATACTATTCAGTTGTTCCAAGAAATCATTGCAGACTAAAATTTGGATATGGTGCTATAAAGATGAAGGCACACTTCACCCTCTCTTGCCAATTTTGCTGGTTTGCACTTGCTattactgtttcttcttttctctctctttcattttgttttcatgcATCACTTTCTGTATGGGTTAGATCTGAGACAGACACCTATGAAGTAACAATAACCCACAGATCTAAtggctgtttttttctctttcacctgGTTAATGTGTGACTTGCCTCTCCTCCTTTGGAGTTTTAATTCCAGGTAAATAATCAGTTATCACCAAACTTCAGCCAGTTTTTGCAGATCCTTCTGCATGGTACTTGCCTCCCTTCAGCAAGGAACACTACAATAAAGTGGTCATAATTCTTAAAGTAGAAAATTTTAGTTGTAAGAGCAGTTTCCAAACCTTAAGTAGTAACCTTTTAATTATCCTTAAAAATATCTACAGAAAAGAAATCTTCAGTGGTAAAGAAGCAAACTGttaatacaacagcaacaacctTTAGTAAGGATCTGAATCAAGTGCCTACAGTACCTCTGTCAGAGAGACAGAGTTCAATAGATTCATATATGACCAAGACTAAGACAACGCAGGTGGCTAGAGACCCTCTGTATTCTCTCTGTCCTGGCCAGTTTGACATTGTATTGTGTGTTGACAATTGTGAAATAACGGGCGGGTAAGTTTTATGGGGAATTGTGTATgttcttcatttatatattggtgaattttatatgaaaatattttattgaatAGATTGTTGATTTGTAATTTTCATAAACTGTTCTTGTTCatgcattcatattattattatttggggggatttttcaTTATGATACAGTATTTGATTAGTAGCTTCTTTTATATGTAGATTCATAATGTGAATATTCCCttcccaactttttttctttttaaaaacttaattcaGGTTCACAGGTGGTAAAAGCAGCACCAGAGAAATAATAATCACAGAGCTAGACAAACATGGTATCAAGTATGATGTGCGGAAGCTTCATGTAGGAGATTTCTTGTGGGTGTGCCAGGAGCTTGTGCCGTCAAGTGGAGAGGTGATGACTGTTCATTAAAtgtctttgtattttgttataatgTGATGAACTTTTGCTAATATTCATTAAAGTTAGATAGTACTATACTCTTACTGAATTTTGATAAGCAATATAAGCTACATTTATTTGAAAGAAGCCTATCATTCTGTTAATAAGTTCTCATGTTTTAATAGCAGCGAAGAGAACTTGTCCTGCCATACATTGTTGAACGGAAGAGGATGGACGACCTTGCTTCAAGTATCAGAGATGGTAGATTCCGGGAACAAAAATTTCGCCTTAAGCAAAGTGGTCTCTCCAAACCTATTTATCTGGTAGAAGAATATGGCAGCAAGCACATGAGGTATTTCAAGATAATGTGAGATTATATATTGCTAAAATAGAAATCTNNNNNNNNNNNNNNNNNNNNNNNNTGAAATAAGTTTATATTATGGATAGCATTAAATATTacctaatattttatcattattttggcagCTTACCTGAAACCACATGCTTGCAGGCTGTGGTCAACACACATGTAGTTGATGAGTTTACAGTGAAGATCACAAAGGATCAACGCGAATCGGCTGCGTATCTAACAATCATGACCCGGTGCCTCCAGAGCATGTATCAGGTTTGTCCAAAAGAGAtaatgttctctcttttttctttttaagtatgtTATGTTAAAAGGTTGTTACaaaggattttcatttttttgaaaatctcATCAAAGTTTAAACTTGGATAATAAACNNNNNNNNNNNNNNNNNNNNNNNNNNNNNNNNNNNNNNNNNNNNNNNNNNNNNNNNNNNNNNNNNNNNNNNNNNNNNNNNNNNNNNNNNNNNNNNNNNNNNNNNNNNNNNNNNNNNNNNNNNNNNNNNNNNNNNNNNNNNNNNNNNNNNNNNNNNNNNNNNNNNNNNNNNNNNNNNNNNNNNNNNNNNNNNNNNNNNNNNNNNNNNNNNNNNNNNNNNNNNNNNNNNNNNNNNNNNNNNNNNNNNNNNNNNNNNNNNNNNNNNNNNNNNNNNNNNNNNNNNNNNNNNNNNNNNNNNNNNNNNNNNNNNNNNNNNNNNNNNNNNNNNNNNNNNNNNNNNNNNNNNNNNNNNNNNNNNNNNNNNNNNNNNNNNNNNNNNNNNNNNNNNNNNNNNNNNNNNNNNNNNNNNNNNNNNNNNNNNNNNNNNNNNNNNNNNNNNNNNNNNNNNNNNNNNNNNNNNNNNNNNNNNNNNNNNNNNNNNTAATTGTAGTAAATTGTAACCAAATGTAAGATCATATGCCATTTGCAGGGTAAGCTCTTAAAAGCAATGAGTAGAGAGCATTTGAAAGAAGATTTAGAAAATCCCTTGACCCAGGGGGAAATTGAAACCTCATTGATGACCTTCAGTGAATTCAATTCCTCGTCCATCAAGAATCGGCAACTTGAAGTGAGGGAAATGTTTGCCAAACATCTCCTGCAGATTCATGGTGTCAGTGTTGATAAAGCTCGAGCAGTTGTGGACAAGGTAGGATTTGGCAGTTTTGTTTAGTGATTTTGTGATGTCTGTACACATTTATTGGTGGGGTGTAGCATGTACAAGGAGTAAAAGGGTGTGGAGGCCAAGCCAAAAAAACGTTGACTTTCCAGTAACATGGTGTAAtcgttttttcttgttcatacctttctcttctctttttacttaTGCAGAACAATATTCTCCATTTATAGAAAACTTCAACAGATTAGGGGGTTTGATGTAATATCCAAAGACACATTGTTGGTCTGTTGACAGGTACCtcaataatttttttcacttGGCTTTATTAAGAAACATAGGTTATGGAAGATAATGAAGTATACTTTGTAATGATGAGACATTGTTTTGTTTCAGTTTGGTACACCAAGACAGCTGATGGAGGCATATAAGAACGTTACAAGCTCagaggttggggaaaatttgttGGCAAACCTAAAATGTGGAAAAGCAGGTCGTAACCTTGGAACTGTGTTAAGTGCAACCATTTACAGGATGTACAGTAACAAAACTTTATGCTGAAGTTGCAggcagttttgtttttctttttctaggcaTTGAATGCTTTTATCTGTGATATACCAAATGTATGTTGAAGATTGTACATTGTGCAttgaaaaatagtttaaagttGCAATATTtagaggggaaaatatttttatgtaatataactGATaggaaatatacattttatgtgaTGGTTTGTCTAGATCCAACATGAAAATTTATGGCCACCTCTTATGCCTGTTAAGAAAAAGTTTATCCCAAAACTTTATATTTAGTGGTGTAAAGTTGATCTGATAAGTAGTTTTGACTGCATCCACTGCCCCACCACATAAGATtgaattttgaaagatgtttggGAAGCTTTCATAATGTTAGAAAAGAGAGTTCATCTTCTTAAGATCGTTCCTAGTTTCTTTTCTATGT
This region of Penaeus monodon isolate SGIC_2016 chromosome 27, NSTDA_Pmon_1, whole genome shotgun sequence genomic DNA includes:
- the LOC119590719 gene encoding crossover junction endonuclease MUS81-like; the protein is MSGKGRSPHKKKYRRTKRTYKHPNPLFEKWLKEWQDEAERRHSNMKYNFQRARKSLKLFPLPLYSGKDCKVLAHFGDKICQLIDQRLEEYQQENGPVNWDEVHQVQEEPQVKKRGRPRKNSTNSNLNHSTETEYRSSGTSASVDVQQKKGKSPGGKRGRAYVPAPRSGAYGLLMALYNTSMEDDYPGYMGRKALIEAATPLCDVSFTHSAEGSHYTAWSSMSTLVKKELVRKEGNPGRYFLTSEGKALGAKISQVGDVCVISSPGKSLQTTQSTEEVIVLSSRSCSPVIQEEDFTSHTFQSFRGVCDSENIEYSGKVSKDPDAELTVPVKRKGPEIESKRAKKISKGAASPVKNTLIEDGHLSSPENFVFSYITSLEVETPMRDRAVVSVEEDGFLGYLVKCRQSALSASGLVYRLDDYRTAPPGYVYAYLSNECAPTMCPGLLSPTRPKSATNIPQPSVPVAKVPFGTHFSGNTEKKSSVVKKQTVNTTATTFSKDLNQVPTVPLSERQSSIDSYMTKTKTTQVARDPLYSLCPGQFDIVLCVDNCEITGGFTGGKSSTREIIITELDKHGIKYDVRKLHVGDFLWVCQELVPSSGEQRRELVLPYIVERKRMDDLASSIRDGRFREQKFRLKQSGLSKPIYLVEEYGSKHMSLPETTCLQAVVNTHVVDEFTVKITKDQRESAAYLTIMTRCLQSMYQGKLLKAMSREHLKEDLENPLTQGEIETSLMTFSEFNSSSIKNRQLEVREMFAKHLLQIHGVSVDKARAVVDKFGTPRQLMEAYKNVTSSEVGENLLANLKCGKAGRNLGTVLSATIYRMYSNKTLC